One part of the Lotus japonicus ecotype B-129 chromosome 2, LjGifu_v1.2 genome encodes these proteins:
- the LOC130741405 gene encoding chloride channel protein CLC-d isoform X2, producing the protein MVLCLAHWHMYVLQCYFRNAKAVFSLIHTSHVSCIHTYYPHWFQKSYVAGFIVYVLINLALVASSVYIVTQFAPAAAGSGIPEIKGYLNGVDIHGILLFRTLIGKIFGSIGSVGGGLALGKEGPLVHTGACIASLLGQGGSTKYHLNSRWFNVFKSDRDRRDLVTCGCAAGVAAAFRAPVGGVLFALEEVTSWWRSQLMWRVFFTSAIVAVVVRTAMGWCKSGKCGHFGSGGFIIWDISDGQEDYSFAELLPMAIIGVIGGLLGALFNQLTLYITTWRRNHLHKKGSRVKIVEACIVSLLTSVISFGLPLLRKCSPCPESDPSSGIECPRPPGMYGNYVNFFCSKDKEYNDLATIFFNTQDDAIRNLFSAKTINEYSSQSLLTFLVMFYALAVVTFGTAVPAGQFVPGIMIGSTYGRLVGMFVVKYYRKLNIEEGTYALLGAASFLGGSMRMTVSLCVIMVEITNNLKLLPLIMLVLLISKAVGDAFNEGIYDEQARLRGIPLLESRPKYEMRNMTAKEACGSGRVVSFPRVAKVSDVVSILQSNKHNGFPVIDHTRSGEPLVIGLVLRSHLLVILQSKVDFQHSPLPSDLRGGGRSIRHDYGEFAKPVSSKGICLDDVHLSSDDLEMFIDLAPFLNPSPYIVPEDMSLTKVYNLFRQLGLRHLFVVPRPSRVLGLITRKDLLIEDTDANTLELQATSVRVRHPGKRLMARNADVESPLLNGLLVQNQIPD; encoded by the exons ATGGTTCTTTGCCTTGCTCATTGGCATATGTACGTTCTTCAATGCTATTTTCGGAATGCTAAAGCAGTTTTTAGTTTGATTCACACCTCACATGTGTCTTGTATACATACATACTATCCTCATTGGTTCCAG AAATCATATGTTGCTGGCTTCATTGTATATGTCCTCATCAACTTGGCTTTGGTTGCTTCCTCTGTATATATTGTCACCCAATTTGCACCAGCTGCTGCTGGATCTGGTATTCCTGAAATCAAGGGTTACTTAAACG GAGTTGATATTCATGGCATCCTACTTTTCAGAACTTTGATTGGAAAG ATATTCGGAAGCATTGGTTCAGTCGGAGGAGGCCTTGCTTTGGGTAAAGAAGGTCCTCTTGTCCACACTGGTGCTTGTATTGCTTCTTTGCTTGGACAA GGTGGATCCACTAAGTATCATCTAAATTCAAGGTGGTTTAATGTATTCAAAAGTGACCGGGATCGTCGTGATCTT GTAACCTGTGGATGTGCAGCTGGAGTTGCTGCTGCATTTAGAGCTCCGGTTGGTGGTGTACTGTTTGCATTGGAAGAGGTTACATCTTG GTGGAGGAGTCAACTCATGTGGCGTGTCTTTTTCACTTCTGCTATTGTGGCTGTTGTGGTGCGAACTGCGATGGGGTGGTGTAAGAGTGGAAAATGTGGACATTTTGGGTCAGGCGGATTCATAATATGGGATATATCAGA TGGTCAAGAGGATTATTCATTTGCAGAGCTATTGCCAATGGCTATCATTGGGGTTATTGGAGGCCTACTAG GTGCTTTATTCAATCAGCTTACACTTTATATCACTACATGGCGTCGAAATCATCTTCACAAGAAAGGTAGCAGAGTCAAG ATCGTTGAAGCATGCATTGTCTCCCTTTTGACATCAGTGATTTCATTTGGATTGCCACTTCTAAGGAAATGTAGTCCATGCCCGGAATCTGATCCTTCATCTGGTATTGAATGTCCACGACCTCCTGGAATGTATGGGAATTATGTAAAT TTTTTTTGTAGCAAGGACAAGGAATACAATGATCTTGCAACTATTTTCTTCAATACTCAG GATGACGCCATAAGGAATTTGTTCAGTGCAAAAACAATAAATGAGTACAGTTCCCAAAGTTTATTAACCTTTTTG GTTATGTTTTATGCTTTAGCGGTTGTGACATTTGGTACTGCTGTGCCAGCTGGGCAATTTGTTCCTGGTATAATGATAGGATCAACGTATGGACGTCTTGTCGGCATGTTTGTTGTTAAGTATTACAGAAAACTCAACATTGAAGAGGGAAC GTATGCTTTGCTAGGAGCTGCATCTTTTCTTGGAGGTTCAATGAGGATGACAGTGTCTCTATGTGTTATTATGGTTGAAATCACAAATAACTTAAAACTTTTACCCCTTATTATGCTTGTTCTTCTTATATCAAAG GCTGTTGGGGATGCTTTTAATGAAGGAATCTACGATGAACAGGCTCGACTGAGGGGCATACCATTACTGGAATCAAGGCCTAAATATGAGATGCGGAATATGACAGCAAAGGAGGCCTGTGGGAGTGGAAGG GTGGTTTCTTTCCCTCGTGTTGCTAAGGTTTCAGATGTAGTCTCCATTCTGCAGAGCAACAAACACAACGGTTTTCCA GTGATTGACCATACAAGAAGTGGAGAACCACTAGTTATTGGATTAGTGCTTCGGAG TCATTTACTGGTAATATTGCAGTCCAAGGTTGATTTCCAGCATAGTCCTTTACCCTCTGATCTGAGAGGTGGGGGCAGGTCAATAAG GCATGATTATGGTGAATTTGCAAAGCCTGTTTCCAGTAAAGGAATATGTCTTGATGATGTACATTTAAGTTCAGATGACCTGGAAATGTTCATAGATCTTGCCCCATTTTTGAATCCCTCCCCTTATATCGTACCAGAAGACATGTCTTTGACAAAG GTATACAATCTTTTCCGCCAACTTGGTTTGAGACATTTATTTGTTGTACCTCGTCCATCGCGTGTGCTTGGTTTGATAACCAGAAAAGATTTGTTGATTGAG GACACAGATGCGAATACATTAGAGCTTCAGGCAACTAGTGTAAG AGTTCGGCATCCAGGTAAAAGATTGATGGCAAGGAATGCAGATGTGGAGAGCCCTCTGCTAAATGGTCTTCTGGTTCAGAATCAGATACCTGACTAA
- the LOC130741405 gene encoding chloride channel protein CLC-d isoform X1: MLSNHIQNGIETARLVWSRIPNSEDSQLLDDDGVGLLKKNDGSGAESLDYEVIENFAYREEQAQRGKLFVSYLLVVKWFFALLIGICTGLAAVFINISVENFAGWKFSVTFNIIQKSYVAGFIVYVLINLALVASSVYIVTQFAPAAAGSGIPEIKGYLNGVDIHGILLFRTLIGKIFGSIGSVGGGLALGKEGPLVHTGACIASLLGQGGSTKYHLNSRWFNVFKSDRDRRDLVTCGCAAGVAAAFRAPVGGVLFALEEVTSWWRSQLMWRVFFTSAIVAVVVRTAMGWCKSGKCGHFGSGGFIIWDISDGQEDYSFAELLPMAIIGVIGGLLGALFNQLTLYITTWRRNHLHKKGSRVKIVEACIVSLLTSVISFGLPLLRKCSPCPESDPSSGIECPRPPGMYGNYVNFFCSKDKEYNDLATIFFNTQDDAIRNLFSAKTINEYSSQSLLTFLVMFYALAVVTFGTAVPAGQFVPGIMIGSTYGRLVGMFVVKYYRKLNIEEGTYALLGAASFLGGSMRMTVSLCVIMVEITNNLKLLPLIMLVLLISKAVGDAFNEGIYDEQARLRGIPLLESRPKYEMRNMTAKEACGSGRVVSFPRVAKVSDVVSILQSNKHNGFPVIDHTRSGEPLVIGLVLRSHLLVILQSKVDFQHSPLPSDLRGGGRSIRHDYGEFAKPVSSKGICLDDVHLSSDDLEMFIDLAPFLNPSPYIVPEDMSLTKVYNLFRQLGLRHLFVVPRPSRVLGLITRKDLLIEDTDANTLELQATSVRVRHPGKRLMARNADVESPLLNGLLVQNQIPD; the protein is encoded by the exons ATGCTGTCAAATCATATCCAGAACGGAATCGAAACGGCGAGGCTCGTTTGGTCGCGGATTCCCAATTCCGAGGACTCACAGCTCCTCGACGATGACGGCGTTGGCCTCCTGAAGAAGAACGATGGAAGTGGCGCTGAGAGCCTTGACTATGAagtcattgagaatttcgcttATCGTGAAGAACAG GCGCAAAGAGGGAAGCTATTTGTGAGTTATTTGCTGGTGGTGAAATGGTTCTTTGCCTTGCTCATTGGCATAT GTACTGGACTTGCTGCTGTTTTCATCAATATTTCTGTTGAAAATTTTGCTGGCTGGAAGTTCTCGGTGACATTTAATATTATTCAGAAATCATATGTTGCTGGCTTCATTGTATATGTCCTCATCAACTTGGCTTTGGTTGCTTCCTCTGTATATATTGTCACCCAATTTGCACCAGCTGCTGCTGGATCTGGTATTCCTGAAATCAAGGGTTACTTAAACG GAGTTGATATTCATGGCATCCTACTTTTCAGAACTTTGATTGGAAAG ATATTCGGAAGCATTGGTTCAGTCGGAGGAGGCCTTGCTTTGGGTAAAGAAGGTCCTCTTGTCCACACTGGTGCTTGTATTGCTTCTTTGCTTGGACAA GGTGGATCCACTAAGTATCATCTAAATTCAAGGTGGTTTAATGTATTCAAAAGTGACCGGGATCGTCGTGATCTT GTAACCTGTGGATGTGCAGCTGGAGTTGCTGCTGCATTTAGAGCTCCGGTTGGTGGTGTACTGTTTGCATTGGAAGAGGTTACATCTTG GTGGAGGAGTCAACTCATGTGGCGTGTCTTTTTCACTTCTGCTATTGTGGCTGTTGTGGTGCGAACTGCGATGGGGTGGTGTAAGAGTGGAAAATGTGGACATTTTGGGTCAGGCGGATTCATAATATGGGATATATCAGA TGGTCAAGAGGATTATTCATTTGCAGAGCTATTGCCAATGGCTATCATTGGGGTTATTGGAGGCCTACTAG GTGCTTTATTCAATCAGCTTACACTTTATATCACTACATGGCGTCGAAATCATCTTCACAAGAAAGGTAGCAGAGTCAAG ATCGTTGAAGCATGCATTGTCTCCCTTTTGACATCAGTGATTTCATTTGGATTGCCACTTCTAAGGAAATGTAGTCCATGCCCGGAATCTGATCCTTCATCTGGTATTGAATGTCCACGACCTCCTGGAATGTATGGGAATTATGTAAAT TTTTTTTGTAGCAAGGACAAGGAATACAATGATCTTGCAACTATTTTCTTCAATACTCAG GATGACGCCATAAGGAATTTGTTCAGTGCAAAAACAATAAATGAGTACAGTTCCCAAAGTTTATTAACCTTTTTG GTTATGTTTTATGCTTTAGCGGTTGTGACATTTGGTACTGCTGTGCCAGCTGGGCAATTTGTTCCTGGTATAATGATAGGATCAACGTATGGACGTCTTGTCGGCATGTTTGTTGTTAAGTATTACAGAAAACTCAACATTGAAGAGGGAAC GTATGCTTTGCTAGGAGCTGCATCTTTTCTTGGAGGTTCAATGAGGATGACAGTGTCTCTATGTGTTATTATGGTTGAAATCACAAATAACTTAAAACTTTTACCCCTTATTATGCTTGTTCTTCTTATATCAAAG GCTGTTGGGGATGCTTTTAATGAAGGAATCTACGATGAACAGGCTCGACTGAGGGGCATACCATTACTGGAATCAAGGCCTAAATATGAGATGCGGAATATGACAGCAAAGGAGGCCTGTGGGAGTGGAAGG GTGGTTTCTTTCCCTCGTGTTGCTAAGGTTTCAGATGTAGTCTCCATTCTGCAGAGCAACAAACACAACGGTTTTCCA GTGATTGACCATACAAGAAGTGGAGAACCACTAGTTATTGGATTAGTGCTTCGGAG TCATTTACTGGTAATATTGCAGTCCAAGGTTGATTTCCAGCATAGTCCTTTACCCTCTGATCTGAGAGGTGGGGGCAGGTCAATAAG GCATGATTATGGTGAATTTGCAAAGCCTGTTTCCAGTAAAGGAATATGTCTTGATGATGTACATTTAAGTTCAGATGACCTGGAAATGTTCATAGATCTTGCCCCATTTTTGAATCCCTCCCCTTATATCGTACCAGAAGACATGTCTTTGACAAAG GTATACAATCTTTTCCGCCAACTTGGTTTGAGACATTTATTTGTTGTACCTCGTCCATCGCGTGTGCTTGGTTTGATAACCAGAAAAGATTTGTTGATTGAG GACACAGATGCGAATACATTAGAGCTTCAGGCAACTAGTGTAAG AGTTCGGCATCCAGGTAAAAGATTGATGGCAAGGAATGCAGATGTGGAGAGCCCTCTGCTAAATGGTCTTCTGGTTCAGAATCAGATACCTGACTAA
- the LOC130741406 gene encoding probable membrane-associated kinase regulator 1 gives MARGRGKASKSYTLPSTPSHSSSSSDFEFTISISPRKSSTALCPADELFYKGQLLPLHLSPRISMVRTLLLSSSSTSSAASSSTTAPRDSTGSSSSFNSDLAIFPDCDSSRPSSVAEDDELKRLHIHNSNDNNPLFQPNIKKTHKYFSLSRFSSVFRKENVAKTRDPENATGSSVKRMSATAKEVIRKYLKKVKPLYDKLSQSQSQRQGRTGDLSVRTGDLTVEGSILSLLAKTERSGKETTTATTTTTMESGGGAGKRGWKENVGVLSHSFSGNLRYPRRRRCVSSCPSSMRSSPSHSGLLSQKGVPAGVGGRDNSSMEELQSAIQGAIAHCKNSLIQSKTGVSNEI, from the coding sequence aTGGCTAGGGGAAGAGGCAAAGCTTCAAAATCCTACACTCTCCCTTCAACACCCTCtcactcttcttcatcttccgaCTTCGAATTCACCATCTCCATCTCACCTCGCAAATCTTCCACCGCACTCTGTCCTGCCGATGAACTCTTCTACAAAGGCCAGCTCCTACCTCTCCACCTTTCTCCCCGCATCTCCATGGTCCGCaccctcctcctctcctcctcctccacctcatccGCCGCCTCATCCTCCACCACCGCCCCTCGAGACTCCACTGGCAGCAGCTCATCCTTCAACAGCGACCTCGCCATCTTCCCCGACTGCGACTCCTCCCGCCCCAGCTCCGTCGCAGAGGACGACGAGCTCAAGCGACTTCACATCCACAACAGCAACGACAACAACCCATTATTCCAACCCAACATCAAGAAAACTCACAAGTACTTCTCCCTCTCCAGATTCTCCTCTGTTTTCCGCAAGGAAAACGTCGCCAAGACCCGAGACCCGGAAAACGCAACTGGTTCCTCGGTGAAGCGAATGAGCGCCACCGCGAAAGAGGTTATCAGGAAGTACTTGAAGAAGGTGAAGCCTCTGTACGATAAGCTCTCACAGTCGCAGTCACAGAGACAGGGGAGAACAGGGGATTTGTCGGTGAGAACAGGGGATTTGACGGTGGAGGGATCGATTTTGTCTCTGCTGGCGAAAACAGAGAGATCTGGGAAGgaaacaacaacagcaacaacaacaacaacaatggaaAGTGGTGGCGGTGCTGGTAAGAGAGGTTGGAAAGAGAACGTGGGTGTGCTTTCTCATTCATTTTCAGGGAACCTGAGATACCCGCGAAGGAGAAGGTGCGTTTCGAGTTGCCCTTCTTCGATGCGGTCATCACCGAGCCACTCCGGCTTGCTCTCTCAGAAGGGGGTCCCTGCCGGCGTTGGTGGAAGAGACAATTCCTCCATGGAAGAGTTGCAGAGCGCAATCCAAGGTGCCATCGCGCATTGCAAGAACTCTTTGATTCAGAGCAAAACAGGGGTCAGTAACGAAATCTGA